The following nucleotide sequence is from Campylobacter coli 76339.
GGACATTTTGGTTTTGATAAGGTAGATATCAATCCATCCTTTGAAGAAAAAATCAAAGAAATTGCTCAAATTTTAGATGAAAATGCAAGATATGATACTATTTTAGAGGGTCATACTGATAATATAGGCTCAAGAGCATACAATCAAAAACTTTCAGAAAGACGTGCTGAAAGCGTTGCAAAAGAACTTGAAAAATTTGGCGTAGATAAAGATCGTATCCAGACAGTTGGTTATGGTCAAGATAAACCTCGCTCAAGCAATGATACCAAAAAGGGTAGAGCAGATAACAGAAGAGTGGATGCTAAATTTATCCTAAGATAATGAAAAAAACTATTTTATTTGACTTAGATGGCACTTTAATTGATTCTACTGATGCCATCTTAAATTCTTTCCAAGGAGCTTTTAAGATCCTTGGATTAACTCCAAAAAATAATGAAGAAATCAAAAACCTCATAGGTCATCCTTTAGAGCATATGTTCAAATTTCTTTATCATGATAAGGCGAACTTGAGTGAAGAATTTGTCTTAGCTTATCGTGAAATTTACTCACAAATTTATTTGGAGCAAACCACTCTTTTACCTAAAGCAAAAGAAGCCTTGGAATTAGCTTTTGAAATCGCAGACTTGGGTATAGTTACAACTAAGGGTGGAAAATTTACTCCATTGTTGCTAGAGCATTTAGGGGTAAAAAAGTTCTTTAAGGTTTTAATAACACTTGAAGATGTAACAAATCCGAAACCTCACGCAGAACCTATACTTTTAGCCTTAAAAAAGATGCAAAAAACTCAAGAGAATGCCTATATGATAGGCGATACGATCCTAGATATCCAAGCAGCAATGGCAGCAAATGTTACCCCTTTGGCTTTGAGTTGTGGCTATGGGAATGAAGATGAGTTAAAGCTCCATTCTATGGTGTTTCCAAGCGCTTACAAATCGGTTTTATATATAAAAAATAATTAAACTAAGTTCAAGTCTTTGTTAAACGCCTTTTAAGAGAATTTATAGTAAATTGATAGCCGAAAAATTATAAAAATTATCAATTAATAATAAAGGAAGGTTTCTATGGGTAAAATTATGAAAACTATGGATGGAAACGAGGCAGCTGCATATGCTGCGTATGCCTTTACCGAAGTAGCCGGTATTTATCCTATTACACCTAGCTCCCCTATGGCTGATTATACCGATATGTGGGCAGCTGCGGGTAAGAAAAATCTTTTTGGTGTTCCAGTAAAAATTGTTGAAATGCAAAGTGAGGCAGGTGCAGCAGGTACTGTGCACGGATCGCTACAAACAGGAGCTTTAACCACAACTTATACAGCTTCTCAAGGTTTATTGCTCAAAATTCCAAATATGTATAAAATCGCAGGTCAATTACTCCCCTGTGTTATCCATGTAGCAGCGCGTTCTTTAGCAGCACAAGCTTTATCTATCTTTGGTGATCATCAAGATATTTATGCTGCAAGACAGATTGGTTTTGCTATGCTTTGTTCGCACTCTGTACAAGAGACTATGGACTTAGCTGGGGTAGCGCATTTATGTGCGATTAAAGGAAGAGTGCCGTTTTTACACTTCTTCGATGGCTTTAGAACTTCACACGAAATTCAAAAAGTTGAAGTAATGGATTATGCACATTTTGATAGATTATTAGATCGCAAAGCTTTACTTGAATTTAGAAATAGTGCTTTAAATCCTGAAAATCCTAAAACACGTGGAACAGCTCAAAACGATGATATTTATTTTCAAACAAGAGAGGTAAGCAACCGTTTCTATGATGCTTTACCAGATGTTGTAAATGAATATATGCAAGAAATTTCAAAAATCACAGGTAGAGAATATAAACCATTTACTTATTATGGACATGAAGAGCCTGAAAGAATTGTTATAGCTATGGGTTCTGTGACTCAAACTCTTGAAGAAGTTGTGGATTATCTTAATTCTAAGGGTGAAAAAGTAGGGATTGTAAAGGTTTATCTATATCGTCCATTCAGTTTAAAATACTTCTTTGATGTTATGCCAAAATCTGTGAAAAAAATAGCTGTTTTAGATAGAACTAAAGAGCCAGGAAGTCTTGGAGAGCCTTTATATCTTGATATCAAATCAGCTTTCTATGGCAAAGAAAATGCTCCTGTTATCGTAGGAGGAAGATATGGACTTTCTTCTAAAGATGTCGATCCTGCGCAAATGATAGCGGTGTTTGAAAATCTTAAGCTTGATAATCCAAAAGATGGCTTTACAGTTGGGATTATCGATGATGTTACTCACACTTCTTTGCAAACAGGAGAAAAGATTTCATTAGGAGATGAAAGTGCTATAGAATGTTTATTTTATGGACTAGGTGCAGACGGTACTGTGGGTGCTAATAAAAATTCTATTAAAATCATCGGAGATAAAACAGATTTTTATGCACAAGCGTATTTTGCTTATGATTCTAAAAAATCAGGGGGTTATACAAGAAGCCATTTAAGATTTTCTAAAAAGCCAATCCGTTCAACCTATCTTGTTTCAACTCCACATTTCATCGCTTGTTCGGTAGCGGCTTATCTTGAAATTTATGATGTTTTAGCAGGAATTCGAAAAGGAGGAACTTTCCTTTTAAATAGTATTTGGAATGCTGAAGAAACTATAAGACAACTTCCAGATGCAGTTAAGAAGACTTTGGCTGAAAAAGAAGTGAATTTTTATATCATCAATGCTACAAAACTTGCTCGTGATATAGGACTTGGAAATCGTACAAATACTATCATGCAATCTGCCTTTTTCAAACTTGCAAAAATCATTCCTTATGAAGATGCTCAAAAATATATGAAAGAGCTAGCTTATAAGTCTTATAGCAAAAAAGGTGATGCTATTGTAGAGATGAATTACAAAGCTATTGATGTAGGAGCAGATGGACTTGTAAAAGTAGAAGTTGATCCAAGCTGGAAAAATTTAGAAATCAAAGAAAAAGAACAAACCAATGCCTATAAGGGTACTGAATTTGTTGAAAAGATCGTTAAGCCTATGAATGCAGCAAAAGGGGATGAATTACCTGTATCTACTTTCTTAGGTTATGAAGATGGAAGCTTTGAGCATGGAACGACTGAATATGAAAAACGTGGCGTTGGGGTAATGGTACCAAGATGGATAGAGGCTAATTGTATCCAATGTAATCAATGTGCTTCTGTATGTCCGCATGCGGTTATTAGACCATTTTTGATCAATGATGAAGAAATGGCCAAAGCTCCAAGAGGAGTAAAAGATCACGCTTTAGAAGCTAAGGGAACTAAAGGTGAAAAATTAAGTTTCAAAATTCAGGTTTCTCCACTTGATTGTACAGGCTGTGAGCTTTGTGTGCATGAGTGTCCTACTAAAGAAAAATCTTTGGTTATGGTTCCTCTTCAAGAAGAAATGGATTTTGGTGAGCAAGAAAATGCAGATTATTTATTTAAAGAAATTACTTACAAAGATGATATCTTAAATAAAGAAAGTACCAAAGGAGCGCAGTTTGCTCAGCCTTTATTTGAATTCCATGGAGCATGTCCAGGCTGTGGTGAAACTCCTTATATCACTTTGATTACAAGATTGTTCGGTGAAAGAATGATTGTTGCTAATGCTACGGGATGTAGTTCGATTTATGGAGGTTCGGCTCCTTCTACCCCTTATAGAAAAAGTGTGAAAAATGGACACGGTCCTGCTTGGGGAAATTCATTGTTTGAAGATAATGCTGAATTTGGCTTGGGCATGAAAATTGCCACTGAAAATACAAGATATCGTATTGAAAATATTATGAATGAAAATATGCAAAAAGTACCTAACGCTTTAGCAGCATTATTTAAAGAATGGATTGCTAATAAAGACAAAGGCGCAGAATCAGTGGAAATCAAAGATAAGATGATACCTATTTTAGAGCAAAACACTGATATTAAAGCTGTTCAAGATATTTTAAATTTAAAACATTTTCTAAGTAAAAAATCTCACTGGATTTTTGGTGGTGATGGTTGGGCCTATGATATAGGTTATGGTGGGCTTGATCATGTTTTAGCAAGCGGTGAAAATGTAAATATTTTAGTGCTTGATACAGAAGTGTATTCAAATACAGGGGGTCAAAGTTCAAAATCTTCAAGAACAGGTGCAGTTGCACAATTTGCTGCTGCAGGAAAACCTATACAGAAAAAAGATTTAGGTCAGATTGCTATGACTTATGGTTATATTTTTGTAGCGCAAGTTAATTCTACTGCAAATTACAGCCATTTAATCAAAGCTATTATGGCAGCTGAAGCTTATGATGGCCCTTCTTTGATTATATGCTATTCTCCTTGTATCGCTCATGGTATTAAGGGTGGACTTGGATATTCAGGTGAGCAAGGTGAGCTTGCTACAAAATGTGGTTATTGGCCTCTTTATACTTTTGATCCAAGATTAGAAGAGCAGGGTAAAAATCCTTTAACTATGGTAGGAAAAGAGCCTGATTGGGATCTTTATGAGAGCTTTTTAATGAACGAGGTGCGTTATAATTCTTTGAAAAAATCAAATCCAGAGCATGCAAAAGAATTATTTGAACGCAATAAAAAAGATGCACAGCGCCGCTATAGACAACTTAAAAGAATTGCTATGGCTGATTTTAGTAATGAGCTCGAGAGCTGATAAAATATTTTTTAAGTATAACATTGTGCTTTTGCACTTTGTTATCATATGAGGATTTTGAAGAATATTTCAAGATTTTAAATACAAAGCAGAGTATAGAGCTTGGAAATCTTCAAAATCCATTCTTTAATCCTACTTTTGAAAAAATCAAAGAAATAAAAATTACTGCTATTATACTTGATAGAGTAAAGATCAATAATAAATGGTATAAAAAGGGCGATAAGATAGGGGAGGCCGTGATTACTGATATTACTACGAAAGAGATTATTTTGAGATACGATACTTTGGATTTTAAAATAGTGTTTAAGAATAATGGCAAGATTAATATTTATTAAATTTCTATTTTTTATTAATCTCGCTTATGCTTTGGATTGCCAAAAACGCTTGTTTGATATAAGTATAAATGAAGATTTGAGTATAGAAGAGAGCTTAAGGGAGCTTGCTAGTTATTGCTCTTTTAGTGTGGTGGTTAAAGATACGATTGCCAAAGAAAAATTAAAAACCGTTCAAAGCAGTATCAATATCCACCAAATGAGTTTAGATGAAATTTTTAAACTTTTTATAGAAGAACAAGATTTAGCTTATAAGTTTGATGGTAAGGTGTTAAAAATTTCTGCCTTGCAAACTAAAATTTTTAAAATCAACTATATCACTTCGGTAAGAGAAGGACAAAGCATAACCAAGGCTTCGGTGGATTCTAAACCAAGGCAAAGCGAGTATTATAATGCTTTTGAAGATAATGAAGATAATATGATTAAGAGCATGGAAAAATTTGACTTTTGGCAAAATATAGAAAAAGAAATTATGATTTTGCTTAGCTCTTCGCATGAAAACTATGACATAAAAGCACCTATAGTCAATCCAAACGCCGGACTTATTATCGTTACTGGAACGCATTCTCAGCTTCAACGCGTAAAAGCTTATTTGCAAAAGCTTGAAAGTCGTCTTAAGAAACAAGTTATTATAGATGTGAGTATACTTGCTGTAAATCTTAATAAGAATCATTCTAGTGGGATCAATTGGCAAAATTTTAATATAGGGCTAAATTCTCAAACAAGTGATAATACAAATTCTTTTATGCAAATACAAAATGGTCAAGGTTTTGTTAAAAATTTGGGTTTAAGAGCGAATTTGAATTTTGATTCTATTGTTAATTTTTTATCCCAAAGTGGAAAAACCAGTGTTTTGTCTAATCCTAAATTAATGGCTTTAAACAATCAACAAGCCATTATTTCCATAGGCGATACTGTGAATTATCAAGTAAAAGAAAGCTCTAAAGGCACTGAAAATGGTACAACAGTAAGTGAGAGTTATAGTAATTATTCTATTTTTATAGGAATTTTGCTCAATATTTTGCCCGAAATTTCTGATGATGGAAAAATTATGCTTAGAATCAATCCAAGTTTGAGTGATTTTAAGTATCCAGAAGACAATAAAAGACAGAAAGAGCCTCGTACTATCGCGCCTGATACAGTTCAAAAAAAGCTTTCAAGTGTGGTACAAGTAGAAAATAATCAAACTTTAATTTTGGGCGGACTCATTTCTCATAATCGCTCACAAAACAATAATTCTGTGAATTTTTTATCTAAAATTCCTATTTTGGGTTCTTTATTTAGAAGTGAGAATGAAAATTCCAATATCACAGAAATTGTTTTTATCATCACCCCAAGCATAGTAGATAATACACATATACCTAGTCTTAGGGAGTTGGGATTTAAATATAATGAATAATATAATTGCTTTTAGACAAGAATGTTTTAATCAAATCAATGCCTTGTTAAAAAATAAAGCTTTGATTTTACTTTGGGGTAAAAGCGGTAGTGGGAAAAGCGTTTTATTGCAAAGACTTGCGTTGTATCATAATGAGGATTTTGCTAATCAAATTTTTACAGATGAAAAAGATTTTCATAAATTTATACAAGATAAAAAACGAAAAATTATCATACTGGATGAAGTGGGGATGTATAGTCCTAATGTATTGGAACTTATTCGGGTTTATAGCGATCAAATGAGTTTTGTACTCAGTTCACATAAAAAAATCGATCTTTTTGAAAAGGAGCATTTTAAAAGTCGTTTTAGTGCTATGTTTTGGCTTCAAAAGCCTGATATAAATGAATTAAGCAGTTATATTAAAATGAAATTTGATCAAGAGCTTTCTCAAAAGTCTTTAAAATTTCTTATGAAAATTTATCAAGGTAATTTAAGATATTTAGACAAAATACTTCAAAGTTTTTGCGAGTTAAATGCTTATTTAAACAATAAAAAAAGTCAAGATTATATTTTGAGACTAAGCGCGTTAGAGCAGGGGTTTTTAAAATGAATATAGAAGAGCGAGTGCGTGAGCTTGAGGATAAATATAAAAGATATTTATTGAAAAAATATTTCAAATTTTTATTTATCTTTGCTGCTTTGGTGGTGTGTATGGTTATAAGCTTTTTTGTGATACAAAATTTTTACAAGCAAAAGGCCTTAGCTTTGGAGGCTTTAGAATATAAAAAAACACTCAATCATCAAATCGCACAAGCACAAATTGCAAATGAAAAAAATAAAATTTTGCAAGAAAGATTATCCAAGGATGAAAATAAAGATGAGTTAAAAGAGGAGTTAAAAACTCAAATCGATATTTATTCTAAACTTTTAAATATAAGTGATTTAAAAAGAAATTTTTACCAAAATCCAAGTTATGAAAAGGCTATGAATTTAGCTGCTCGATATTATGAAAATAAAGATTATGAAAAGTCTATTTTTTGGTCTTTAAAGGCTAATGATATCGATAGAAAAAATTCATCTTCATGGATTTTATTTTCCAAGGCTAAACAAGCTTTAGGAAAAGATGAGGAGGCTAAGCAAGTCTTGGATACTTATGTGAGTTATTATGGTTTGATTGAATTTGATAAGGAAATAGATGATTGAACGATTTTTATTTCAAGATTATATCAATGATAAAATCACCCTTGAGCAAATTTATCACGAGCATAAAATCGATAGTGAAAGTTTTTTAAAAGCTTTGGCTAGTGATGAAAATATTTCTTATTCTACTTTAGAAGAACTTGATCTTAGTTTGGGTGAAAAATTTCCATGTAGTTTTCTTTTGAAATTTAAAATTCTACCCATTTTGAGTAAGGAAAATACACTTTATATAGCAAGTTCCAAACCCTGTTCCTTAGAGCTTTTAGATGAAATTAGAATTTTTTACGAAGCTAAAAATATAGAAGTTTTGATCGCAAATGAATTTAAGATTATGAAATTTTTATATAAATTTCAAGTTAAGGAAAAGCTTCAAAATTTAAGTGCCAATCTTAGGTTAGAATGGAAAGAAAATAAATACCAAAATGAGCAAAGTTATATCAGTCAAATTTTTGATTTTATACTGGATGAAATTCTTGAATTTAATCCCAGTGATATACACATAGAAGCAAGAGAAAATGATGCTTTGATAAGATTTAGAGTGGATGGAATTTTACGCGAATTTGCTTGTCTTGAAAAAGATATTTATGAGGCTTTGGTTTTTCATATTAAATTTTTATCACAGCTTAATGTTGCAGAATCAAGAAAGGCTCAAGATGGAAATTTTGAGCTTAAAATCAAAGAAAATAGATATGATTTTAGGATTTCATCTTTGCCTTTGCAAAATGGCGAAAGCATTGTGATAAGAATTTTAAAACACAACGAAGAAATTGTGGATTTAGAAAATTTAAATTTGGGCGAAAAAAATCTTACAATTTTAAAAAAAGCCCTATACAACCCTTATGGAATGATTTTACTAACAGGTCCTACAGGAAGTGGAAAAAGTACAAGTTTGTATGCTTGTTTAAATGAGCTAAAAAGTATAGAAAAGAAAATAATTTCTGTGGAAGATCCCATAGAATATAAAATGCCTCTAGTTCAGCAAATTTTGCTAAATCCAAAAGCAGGGCTTGAATTTAATAATGCCCTAAGAGCTATTTTAAGACAAGATCCTGATATTATCATGATAGGAGAAATCAGAGATGAGGAGAGTCTTGATATAGCGATTAAGGCTTCCTTAACAGGACACTTGCTTTTAAGTACCTTGCATACAAATAATGCCATTTCTACCATAGATAGACTCATTGATATGAATGCAAAGCCTTATTTGATCGCTTCTGCTTTAAGAATCATTATTGCCCAGCGTTTAGTGCGCAAACTTTGTCCTAAATGCAAGCAAAAAAGCACTAAGATTTATGAAATAAAAGGTGATTTCTTTGAGGCTAAAGGTTGCGAGCATTGTCATCATAGTGGATATCAAGGTAGGGAGCTTATTAGCGAGTGTTTATATATCGATGAGGAAATAGCTCAAGTTATTAGAGAGGGTGGTTATAAAAATAAAATTTTAGAGCTTGCCAAAGCAAAGGGTTTTCAAAGTATGTTTGAGCAGGGTTTGCAAAAAGCAAAAGAGGGCATAACTAGCATAGATGAGCTTGTAAGGGTGCTTAATGAAGCTTTATGAGCTTGAATTTCTTAAAGATAAAGCAAAGCAGAAAAAGCATTTAAGAGCTAGAAATTTAAATGAAGCTCAAGCAAAAGCTATCGCTAAAAAATGGGAAATTTTAAATATCAAAGAGATGCAAAAAGCGGGTTTTAAGAGATTGGATAATGAGAAATTTATCCTTTTCTTTCAAGAATTATCTT
It contains:
- a CDS encoding Phosphoglycolate phosphatase; translated protein: MKKTILFDLDGTLIDSTDAILNSFQGAFKILGLTPKNNEEIKNLIGHPLEHMFKFLYHDKANLSEEFVLAYREIYSQIYLEQTTLLPKAKEALELAFEIADLGIVTTKGGKFTPLLLEHLGVKKFFKVLITLEDVTNPKPHAEPILLALKKMQKTQENAYMIGDTILDIQAAMAANVTPLALSCGYGNEDELKLHSMVFPSAYKSVLYIKNN
- a CDS encoding Pyruvate-flavodoxin oxidoreductase; amino-acid sequence: MGKIMKTMDGNEAAAYAAYAFTEVAGIYPITPSSPMADYTDMWAAAGKKNLFGVPVKIVEMQSEAGAAGTVHGSLQTGALTTTYTASQGLLLKIPNMYKIAGQLLPCVIHVAARSLAAQALSIFGDHQDIYAARQIGFAMLCSHSVQETMDLAGVAHLCAIKGRVPFLHFFDGFRTSHEIQKVEVMDYAHFDRLLDRKALLEFRNSALNPENPKTRGTAQNDDIYFQTREVSNRFYDALPDVVNEYMQEISKITGREYKPFTYYGHEEPERIVIAMGSVTQTLEEVVDYLNSKGEKVGIVKVYLYRPFSLKYFFDVMPKSVKKIAVLDRTKEPGSLGEPLYLDIKSAFYGKENAPVIVGGRYGLSSKDVDPAQMIAVFENLKLDNPKDGFTVGIIDDVTHTSLQTGEKISLGDESAIECLFYGLGADGTVGANKNSIKIIGDKTDFYAQAYFAYDSKKSGGYTRSHLRFSKKPIRSTYLVSTPHFIACSVAAYLEIYDVLAGIRKGGTFLLNSIWNAEETIRQLPDAVKKTLAEKEVNFYIINATKLARDIGLGNRTNTIMQSAFFKLAKIIPYEDAQKYMKELAYKSYSKKGDAIVEMNYKAIDVGADGLVKVEVDPSWKNLEIKEKEQTNAYKGTEFVEKIVKPMNAAKGDELPVSTFLGYEDGSFEHGTTEYEKRGVGVMVPRWIEANCIQCNQCASVCPHAVIRPFLINDEEMAKAPRGVKDHALEAKGTKGEKLSFKIQVSPLDCTGCELCVHECPTKEKSLVMVPLQEEMDFGEQENADYLFKEITYKDDILNKESTKGAQFAQPLFEFHGACPGCGETPYITLITRLFGERMIVANATGCSSIYGGSAPSTPYRKSVKNGHGPAWGNSLFEDNAEFGLGMKIATENTRYRIENIMNENMQKVPNALAALFKEWIANKDKGAESVEIKDKMIPILEQNTDIKAVQDILNLKHFLSKKSHWIFGGDGWAYDIGYGGLDHVLASGENVNILVLDTEVYSNTGGQSSKSSRTGAVAQFAAAGKPIQKKDLGQIAMTYGYIFVAQVNSTANYSHLIKAIMAAEAYDGPSLIICYSPCIAHGIKGGLGYSGEQGELATKCGYWPLYTFDPRLEEQGKNPLTMVGKEPDWDLYESFLMNEVRYNSLKKSNPEHAKELFERNKKDAQRRYRQLKRIAMADFSNELES
- a CDS encoding Transformation system protein; protein product: MLSYEDFEEYFKILNTKQSIELGNLQNPFFNPTFEKIKEIKITAIILDRVKINNKWYKKGDKIGEAVITDITTKEIILRYDTLDFKIVFKNNGKINIY
- a CDS encoding MSHA biogenesis protein MshL, whose product is MFDISINEDLSIEESLRELASYCSFSVVVKDTIAKEKLKTVQSSINIHQMSLDEIFKLFIEEQDLAYKFDGKVLKISALQTKIFKINYITSVREGQSITKASVDSKPRQSEYYNAFEDNEDNMIKSMEKFDFWQNIEKEIMILLSSSHENYDIKAPIVNPNAGLIIVTGTHSQLQRVKAYLQKLESRLKKQVIIDVSILAVNLNKNHSSGINWQNFNIGLNSQTSDNTNSFMQIQNGQGFVKNLGLRANLNFDSIVNFLSQSGKTSVLSNPKLMALNNQQAIISIGDTVNYQVKESSKGTENGTTVSESYSNYSIFIGILLNILPEISDDGKIMLRINPSLSDFKYPEDNKRQKEPRTIAPDTVQKKLSSVVQVENNQTLILGGLISHNRSQNNNSVNFLSKIPILGSLFRSENENSNITEIVFIITPSIVDNTHIPSLRELGFKYNE
- a CDS encoding MSHA biogenesis protein MshM, with translation MNNIIAFRQECFNQINALLKNKALILLWGKSGSGKSVLLQRLALYHNEDFANQIFTDEKDFHKFIQDKKRKIIILDEVGMYSPNVLELIRVYSDQMSFVLSSHKKIDLFEKEHFKSRFSAMFWLQKPDINELSSYIKMKFDQELSQKSLKFLMKIYQGNLRYLDKILQSFCELNAYLNNKKSQDYILRLSALEQGFLK
- a CDS encoding Transformation system protein — its product is MNIEERVRELEDKYKRYLLKKYFKFLFIFAALVVCMVISFFVIQNFYKQKALALEALEYKKTLNHQIAQAQIANEKNKILQERLSKDENKDELKEELKTQIDIYSKLLNISDLKRNFYQNPSYEKAMNLAARYYENKDYEKSIFWSLKANDIDRKNSSSWILFSKAKQALGKDEEAKQVLDTYVSYYGLIEFDKEIDD
- a CDS encoding Type II secretion cytoplasmic ATP binding protein (PulE, ATPase): MIERFLFQDYINDKITLEQIYHEHKIDSESFLKALASDENISYSTLEELDLSLGEKFPCSFLLKFKILPILSKENTLYIASSKPCSLELLDEIRIFYEAKNIEVLIANEFKIMKFLYKFQVKEKLQNLSANLRLEWKENKYQNEQSYISQIFDFILDEILEFNPSDIHIEARENDALIRFRVDGILREFACLEKDIYEALVFHIKFLSQLNVAESRKAQDGNFELKIKENRYDFRISSLPLQNGESIVIRILKHNEEIVDLENLNLGEKNLTILKKALYNPYGMILLTGPTGSGKSTSLYACLNELKSIEKKIISVEDPIEYKMPLVQQILLNPKAGLEFNNALRAILRQDPDIIMIGEIRDEESLDIAIKASLTGHLLLSTLHTNNAISTIDRLIDMNAKPYLIASALRIIIAQRLVRKLCPKCKQKSTKIYEIKGDFFEAKGCEHCHHSGYQGRELISECLYIDEEIAQVIREGGYKNKILELAKAKGFQSMFEQGLQKAKEGITSIDELVRVLNEAL